One region of Longimicrobiales bacterium genomic DNA includes:
- a CDS encoding alpha/beta fold hydrolase, producing MLGPVEVHTDDGRVLVPNGAKQRLLLATLVLHAPRVVSADRLVDVLWGEQLPDDPAGALRTQISRLRALLTEAGADGLLVRGDVPGYRLTPKPDQLDVTVFEQLVSRARSVPAPERALALAEDALALWRDEAYVEFRDLPHFLGEAARLSQQRNSVQERRVECLLAVGRTDEAVAAAEELILADPLSERHRALAMQALYQAGRQHDALTVFQDYRRLLSTELGLDPSPALREMERKIIQHAAPPPAAPAGGASAYALEVPHGSQVVQGSEPSQDIRFAASADGVRLAYATVGSGPPLVKAANWLNHLEFDWESPVWRRLFRELAARRTFIRYDERGSGLSDRDPVDMSLDAWVLDLECIVDACGLDRFPLLGISQGCAVCIEYAARHPERVSGLILHGGYAAGWRADPSFGPAEIARRDASIEIVRHGWGEDTPAYRQMFTQTFIPGGNAAEIEWFNELQRRTVSPAMAARFMETFAYIDVRARLADVRAPTLVLHSRGDARIHFEKGRELAMGIPGARFVLLESENHLILEHEPAFDYWMREALRFLTEETRD from the coding sequence GTGCTGGGACCTGTAGAGGTTCACACCGATGACGGTCGCGTTCTGGTGCCGAACGGCGCCAAACAGCGGCTCCTGCTCGCCACTCTCGTCCTGCACGCGCCCCGGGTCGTGTCCGCGGATCGCCTCGTCGATGTGCTCTGGGGGGAGCAGCTTCCGGACGATCCGGCCGGCGCGCTCCGCACCCAGATCTCGCGCCTGCGTGCCCTGCTGACGGAAGCCGGGGCCGACGGGCTCCTCGTGCGCGGGGATGTGCCCGGCTACCGTCTGACGCCCAAACCGGACCAGCTCGATGTCACGGTGTTCGAGCAGCTGGTGAGTCGCGCCCGGTCCGTACCGGCACCGGAGCGTGCTCTGGCGCTGGCCGAAGACGCGCTGGCGCTGTGGCGCGATGAGGCATATGTCGAGTTTCGTGACCTGCCTCACTTTCTCGGCGAGGCTGCGCGCCTGAGCCAGCAGCGGAACAGCGTGCAGGAGCGCCGCGTCGAATGTCTGCTGGCGGTCGGCAGGACCGACGAGGCGGTGGCAGCGGCCGAGGAGCTCATCCTGGCCGATCCGCTGAGCGAGCGGCATCGCGCGCTGGCCATGCAGGCTCTCTATCAGGCCGGTCGTCAGCACGATGCGCTCACCGTCTTCCAGGACTACAGGCGACTGCTCAGCACGGAGCTCGGCCTCGACCCATCGCCGGCGTTGCGCGAGATGGAGCGGAAGATCATCCAGCATGCCGCGCCGCCGCCGGCTGCACCCGCAGGTGGCGCGAGCGCGTACGCACTCGAGGTGCCGCACGGGTCTCAGGTCGTTCAGGGCAGCGAGCCCAGCCAGGACATCCGCTTCGCCGCCAGCGCCGACGGCGTGCGCCTCGCCTACGCGACGGTCGGCAGCGGACCGCCGCTCGTGAAGGCCGCCAACTGGCTCAACCACCTGGAGTTCGACTGGGAGAGTCCCGTCTGGCGCCGCCTGTTCCGCGAGCTCGCCGCACGCCGGACCTTCATCCGATACGATGAGCGCGGCAGTGGCCTGTCCGACCGCGATCCCGTGGACATGTCGCTCGACGCCTGGGTCCTCGACCTGGAGTGCATCGTGGACGCGTGCGGGCTCGATCGGTTTCCCCTGCTCGGCATCTCGCAGGGCTGCGCGGTCTGCATCGAGTACGCAGCGCGTCACCCCGAGCGCGTCTCCGGACTCATCCTGCACGGCGGCTACGCGGCCGGCTGGCGCGCGGATCCGAGCTTCGGCCCCGCGGAGATCGCACGACGCGATGCCAGCATCGAGATCGTGCGCCATGGCTGGGGCGAGGACACGCCGGCGTATCGGCAGATGTTCACGCAGACGTTCATACCCGGTGGCAACGCGGCGGAAATCGAGTGGTTCAACGAGCTGCAGCGACGGACCGTATCGCCGGCAATGGCGGCGCGGTTCATGGAAACATTCGCGTACATCGATGTGCGCGCTCGTCTCGCGGACGTGCGCGCACCGACGCTCGTGCTGCACAGTCGCGGTGACGCGCGCATCCACTTCGAAAAGGGCCGCGAGCTGGCCATGGGGATACCCGGCGCGCGCTTCGTGCTGCTGGAGAGCGAGAACCACCTCATCCTCGAGCACGAGCCCGCGTTCGACTACTGGATGCGCGAGGCGCTCCGGTTCCTCACCGAGGAGACGCGGGACTGA